CTGCGTCGACAGAAAGAGAGACACAGTGACCAACGTGCTTATCGTCGAGGACGAGGAATCGTTGGCCGAACCTTTGGCCTTCATTCTCCGGAAAGAGGGTTTCGAGGTCACCGTCGCCGTAGACGGCCCTTCGGCGCTCGCAGAATTCGATCGGGCAGGCGCGGACATCGTGCTCCTCGACCTGATGCTTCCCGGCATGAGCGGAACGGACGTCTGCAAGCAACTGCGTTCGCGTTCAGGTGTTCCCGTCATCATGGTGACCGCGCGTGACAGTGAGATCGACAAGGTGGTCGGGCTCGAACTCGGCGCGGACGACTACGTCACCAAGCCTTACTCCGCCAGAGAGTTGATCGCACGTATCCGCGCGGTGTTGCGTCGGGGCAACGATGCCGAGCTGGACGGCATCGTCGACACCGGCGTGCTGGAAGCGGGGCCGGTTCGCATGGACGTCGAACGGCACGTAGTGCTGGTGAACACCGAGCAGATCACGTTGCCGCTCAAGGAATTCGACTTGCTCGAATATTTGCTGCGCAACTCCGGGCGGGTACTCACCCGCGGTCAGTTGATCGATCGGGTGTGGGGTGCGGACTACGTCGGCGACACCAAAACCCTTGATGTGCATGTGAAGCGGCTGCGATCGAAGATCGAGCAAGATCCGGCCAAACCTGAACGCCTCGTCACCGTGCGCGGGTTGGGTTACAAACTCGAGGGCTAGACGACCCTGTCGTAGACGAGTGGAAGTGCTTGTCCGCGGAGCATTTCCACTCGCCTGGGACTACTTGGTCCGCTGTGCCTCGCGGGTTGCCGGGTGGACCGCGATGAGGCCCAATCCTCGACGACGCTTGCACAGCGACGCCAACTCGTCGTACGCGGGCTTTCCGAGCATCTCGGTCAGTTCGGGCTTGTACGACTCGAAAACCTGCTTCTCTCCGACGTGCGCATCGGGAGAGCCGGAGCAGTACCAGGAAAGGTCGTGACCGCCCTCGCCCCATCCGCGACGGTCGTATTCGCCGATGGTCGTCTTGAGGATCTCGGTGCCGTCTGGCCGGGTGATCCAATCCTGCGTGCGGCGGATAGGCAGTTGCCAGCACACGTCGGGTTTGACCTCGAGCGGCTCGATGCCTTTGCGTAGGGCCATCGAGTGCAGCGCGCAGCCGATGCCGCCGGCGAATCCGGGGCGGTTCTGGAAAATGCACGCACCCTTGTACCGACGTGTGCGCAGCGATTGCTCGTCGTCGAGGTCGTCGAGTTCGACGTAACCCTTCTTCCCGAGCCCCTTGTCCATCAGTTGCCAGTCTTCCGGCGTGAGCAACTTCACGGACTCGTCGAGCTTGCGCTTGTCGTCGTCATCGGACAGGAAGGCGCCATGTGAGCAACAACCGTCGTCCGGGCGACCGGCAACCGTGCCCTGACAGGCAGGAGTACCGAATACACACGTCCAGTTGGACAGAAGCCATGTCAGATCGGCCGCAATGATGTGCTCGGCGTTGTCGGGATCGGGAAATTCCACCCATTCGCGAGGAAAATCCAGATCAACTTCTGCAGCAAAAGTCTGCTGCCCACTACCTGGTGTCACAAGAGAGGACGGTAGACCCAGTACCGTGGTCATGTGCGATTAGGGGTGCTCGACGTCGGAAGCAACACCACACATCCATCGGTGATGGATGAGATTGTCGGTGGCTTCCCCGATCCTGAACTTCCCGCAAGCGAACGCTTCGACGTTCTGCGGGGTGGGCTCGAATCGGAACTGCCGACGGATTTACCGGCTGCGGGCGAGGCGGACCGTACGGTGGGAACGTCGAGGACGTTTCGATCGTTGGTCCGAAGGCCGGGCGCGGACCGTGCAGGATGGGGATGCGTCGGTGTCGATCGGTCACCACAGTCGGTGTCAGGAGCTTTGGTAGCGGAGGCGAGCATGCGAGCACTGTCGATCGACCCGATCGAAATCCGTCCGAGGGCGCTGAGGGAAGGTTTGATTGTGCGGAAGCTGGACACCGAAACGACCGGCGATCCGGTAGTGAGTTCGAAATGACGAGCAACAACGCAAATCCGGAGGACACCGGGCAGATCTCCGTTGCCGAGCTACTCGCGCGGAACGGTCAGAAGTCGAACCTCAATTCGGGTGGACGCCGCCGTCGAGGCGTCAAGGGCGGTATCTCCGTCGCCGAGTTGACCGGGGAAATTCCCGTCGTGCGCGACGAACCGGTCTCTGCCGAAGCGCCGGTCGTCGAACCTCCGCGTGCCGCCCTGCCGTCACCGCAGCCGACGCCCAAGCCTCAGTTTCAGCAATCGACTCGCAGGCAGCAGGAGCCGGAACTGTTGTCGGGATCGACGACAGCTGCAGCCGATCTGCTCAATCAAGCTCACGACGAGAACGAGCGTCGGCCTTACGAGTCGGCGGCCACTCAGCGACCGGTGCCGGTCCGTTCGCGTCAAGCACCAGTGTCGCGTCAAGAAACAGTGTCGCGCCAAGAAACAGTGTCGCGTCAAGAAACAGTGTCGCGTCAAGAAACAGTAGGGAAGCCGAACCAGGAAGCTGAACCGGTCGAGCGCAGTTCCCGCACTTCAGGCTTCGTTCAACGCAGCCGGTTCTCACGCATCGAAGCAGATGCTGTTCCGAAGACCGTCGCGGTCGACGAGCCGTCGCAGGCTCGGCCGCGTGCGGCCGATCAGCCCAGCACAGCCGCGATGCCAGCGCAGTCGCGACCGCAACTCTCCGACCCGGTCCGGCCCAGGACGCCACTGAACCCGGTCGTGGCAGCTGAAAAGAAGTCGGTCGAAAAGAAATCACCGGAAGCTGAAAAGAAGACGGCGGCGTCGCCCGCTGCAGCACCGACACCGGATGCGAAGCCGAAGCTCGGAAGAGCGTTCGAGCGGCGCGCAGCATCGAAGCCCGACGACGCTGTGACCGAGGTGACCGATGCCGTCAAGGTTCGACCGGTCGACAAGAAGGTCGGACCGGTCGTCGAGAAGGTTGAGAAGGACCAGGTAGTCCCCGAAGATGACCTCGCGACGGAGGCCGCGGACGCCTCGAAGGAACGATCCGACAAGAAGAACGCTGCCAAGCAGTGGCTCGCACTCGCAGGTCAGGGCGCCGTCGCAATCGTGGTGGGCGCACTCTTGTTCAAGGGCTTCGAGAAGCTCTGGGACATGCTGCCGTGGGTTGCCCTGATATTGGCAGTTCTCGTCATCGTCGGGTTGGTAGCCGTGGTGCGAATTCTGCGTCGAACCGACGATTTGCTCAGCATGGTGATAGCCATAGCGGTCGGGGTGTTCGTGACATTGGGACCGCTGGCTTTCCAATTGAGTACGGGCTGAGTTGACAGTGGCGCCGAAAGGTTTGGTAGCAGTCGGATTGTCCACAGCTTCGGTGTATCCGCAAAACACCGAAGCGGCGTTTCGCTATGCGGCAGAGCTCGGCTACGACGGCATCGAGCTGATGGTGTGGGCCGAATCGGTGAGCCAGGAAGTCGACGCCGTTGCATCGCTCTCTCGTAAGTATTCGATTCCGGTGCAAGCCATCCATGCCCCTTGCCTGCTGATTTCCCAACGAGTCTGGGGCGCCGACCCGGCCGCAAAACTTGAACGTTCGGTGCAGGCTGCAGAGAAATTGGGTGCCTCTACAGTCGTGGTGCATCCGCCGTTTCGGTGGCAGCGGAAGTACGCCGACGGATTCGCTGATCAGGTGGCGGACCTCGAGATGGGTTCGGACGTCGTGGTCGCCGTCGAGAACATGTTCCCGATGCGGGCGGACAGGTTGTTCGGGCGCAAGGAAGGATCTGCGGCGAGACTTCGCAAGCGTGGCGGCCCTGGTGCTGCGCTATCGGCGTTCGCGCCGTCCTACGACCCGACTGATTCCGGGCACGCGCACTACACGCTGGATCTGTCACATACGGCAACTGCCGGGACCGATGCGTTCGAGATGATGGATCGCATGGGTGCGGGCCTGGCGCATCTTCATCTGGCCGATGGTAGGGGCGCGTCGGTCGACGAGCATCTCATTCCCGGGCACGGCGAACAACCGTGCGCCGAGGTGTGCACGGAGTTGGTTCGTCGCGGTTTTCGCGGGCAGGCCGTCATCGAGATCAATACGCAGAACGCGCGCACGCTGCCCGAACGAGCGTCGATGCTCGGGCAGGCCTTGGCCTTCGCACGGCGGTATCTCGGGTAGTTCGGCTCCCACGGTGAGGTAAAGTTTCCTGGATACTACGGCTATCCAAATGGTCGAAGCGTCCCATTGGAACGTCGAGGGAGCACCGGTGCGCTCATCCGAGCTCGTCGCCAGATCTGGCGTGCCACTCGCGACGATCAAGTACTACCTCCTCGAGGGCCTTCTGATGCCGGGGAAATCCACCAGTGCCACCCAGTCGACGTACGGGGACGATCACCTCGAAAGGCTTTCGCTGATCAAAGCTCTGGCCGGAGCTGGATTGCCCATCGACAGAATCCGTAACGTGCTGGAGCTGATCGAACACCCCGCAGAATCTCTCTACGAGACATTGGGCAATGCGATCGCCGAACTACCGCCAGTGATCGACCACGTGTGCGCGGAGTATCCGCGTGCCGAAGCCGTGTTGGCTAAGCTCGGTCAGATCTACGACCCTTGCTTCGTCGCGGTAGCGCAGCTGGAACGGGCACTGCAGGCCGCCGAGGACGTCGGCATTCCCATGACGGACCAGCGCCTCACGGCGTACGGCACACACCTTCGGGGGATCGCCGAAGCCGAGCTGGCGATGATGCCGATTGAATCCACCGCTGCTGCCGTCGAGTACGCGGTATTGGGAACCGCCATCTACGAGCCCGTGATCACCGCCCTGCGCCGCCTCACACACCAACACCTTGCACAAAAGATCTCCACCCCTCCATGACCTCACCCCATCGAAAGGCTCGACCGATGACCGAACCCAGCCCCTTTCGTTCGGCCACAGCACTGACGACCCTCACTCGCACCGACGTCGAGGGCTCCTTCGCAGCAGTGATCGACCCCATCTGGACCATCGGACCCAAGGTGCACGGTGGCACGATGCTCGCCACCTGTTCGGCAGCCGCGAAAGCTCAGCTCGACGACGCGCAAGCGCAACCTCTCGCCGTGAGCGTCAGCTACCTGAATGCGCCCGACCCCGGGCGAGTGGATCTGACGACGATCGTGCGCAAGCGTGGCAAGCAAGTATCGAGCGTCGACGTCGAAATGTCTCAGGCCGGCCGGGTGGCGGTGCGGGCCGTCGTCACTCTGGGGCGCCCGGACACCGATTCACCGCGACACGAAGTGCCCTCGGCGCTCGCGTCGATGCCGATCGAACCTCCTGCAGATGCCGACGCGGTCGGCGGGGAACATCCGATGGCGTCGGTAGTGCACCTGGCGCAGGGGTGCGATATGCGAATCGACCCGACATCGGCACACTTTCTTACCGGTAAACAGGGCGAATCAGAGATTCGTATGTGGGTCCGGCCCCGTCCGGGCGACGAAGCCGATCCCGACACCGCAGTCCTGTTCGCACACATGACCGGTGACATCTGCGCACCAGTGACGATGAACCGCGGACTGTTCGGCTGGGCTCCCACCGTGCAGTTGACGTCCTACCTTCGTTGTCGACCCGCTCCTGGCTGGTTGCGGGTAGCTGCGAGCAGCACCGTGATCGGCGCTACGTGGTTCGAAGAAGATCATCTGGTGTTGGACTCGACCGGCGCCGTGGTCGTGCAGAGTAGGCAGCTGGCGATGGTCCCGCGCTAGGCACGGTGAGGTCGCCTCTAGAGTTGCGGCCATGACGAGAATTGCTGTAATCGGCGGCGGTCGCATAGGCGAGGCACTGATCGCTGGGCTGCTGGAGTCCGGGCACCCTGTCCGCGACCTGGTGGTAGCGGAGAAGTTCGAGGCCCGAGCCCGCGAGTTGGCCTCGGCGTTCGGGATCCTGACGGCGTCGATCGCCGAGGCGTCGGAGAACGCCGATGTCATCGTGCTGGCGGTCAAGCCTGGCGATGTGGATGCCGCGCTGACCGAGGTCGCCAAGATCGACCTGGACGGCGAACGCGAACAATTGATCGTCTCACTCGTCGCCGGGGTGCCGACTTCGAAGTTCGAATCCAAGCTTCCAGCAGGCTTCCCGGTCATCCGGGTGATGCCGAATACGCCGATGCTCGTGGGCGAAGGCATGAGCGCGCTGGCCCCGGGGCGACACGCGAAGTCCGAGCACCTCGCACTCGTACGGACTGTGCTGTCCTCGGTCGGCAAGGTGGTGACGGTGAAAGAGTCTCAGCTCGACGCCGTCACGGCTGTTTCGGGATCCGGGCCGGCGTACTTCTTCCTCGTCGCCGAGGCGATGATCGACGCGGGTGTCGGCCTCGGATTGGCCCGCGATGTGTCCACTTCTCTCGTCGTTCAGACGATGGTGGGGTCCGCGGTGATGCTCGATCGGTCCGAAGAGTCCGCAACGGAGCTTCGTTACGGGGTGACTTCTCCTGGCGGAACGACGGCCGCGGCAGTGCGTGAATTGGAAACAAATGGCCTCCGAGCAGCGTTTTTCAACGCTTTGGGGGCCGCGAAGCGCAGATCCACTGAGATGGGCATCACAGCTGAATAGGGATTCGATTGCCCACACCCGTCGCAGTAACCCCATTGGTCCCGCTAAGCTCATCAATAGCACGTGCGTGTCTGTTCGGCAGGAGGGGAAGCCTGCCGCGCGAGACGTGCCGGAGGTAAGTGGATCAATGACGCCTATAAGCAAGCCCTCCAAGGGTTCGTCCCTGGATGGCCAACCAGCTTTTGCTGGAACACAGTTCCTCACAGTCGCCGAAGTGGCGTCACTGATGAGGGTGTCCAAAATGACTGTGTACCGACTGGTACACGGCGGAGAGTTGCCCGCAGTACGGGTGGGTCGATCGTTTCGTGTGCACGCGAAAGCTGTGCATGATTACCTCGAGACCTCGTACTTCGATGCGGGCTGAGTAGCGCTCGCACTTTCGGGTGAAGTCGGGCCGGTTTCGCAGATGAATGTCTGCACCGGTAAGATCTACACTCGTCGTGCCAGTCGCTGTTGTTGCATCGGGCTCTGGCTTCTGCAGCGCCCGAGCGCCAGCTTGGGGATCGACAACTCCGCAAGGGGTTCGAGGATGCCAGGTAGGCGTACGCAACTTCGCGTGCGCGAAAACGTAGACAAGAACGTGAGGAACACCCGCCATGGGTTCAGTGATCAAGAAGCGTCGCAAGCGCATGTCGAAGAAGAAGCACCGCAAGTTGCTTCGTCGTACCCGAGTTCAGCGCAGGAAACTCGGTAAGTAGAGTTCCTCGAAAGGGGCCCGTCACCTTATGGTGTCGGGCCTTTTTTGTTCGGTGAGCCACCCAGTTTTCGACGTCGGGAGTCCTGAAAAGCACTCTTGTCCGGATCTGCATTCTTCCTGCACAGGGTGCCATTTCTCGTACTCTCACATCTTCGCTGGATTCCAGTAGGCTGCTTGTTGCGGCACGAATCCTGGGGGTGTGTGTGAACTCGAACGATCGAGGCGTCGTGGCGCCGAAAGTGGTCCTCGTGACCGGTGTAAGCCGTTTTCTCGGGGGTTACCTCGTTACTCGGCTCGCGCAGAATCCATCGATCGAACGTGTCATCGCTGTCGATACGCGCTCACCGAGCAAAGACCTGCTGCGCAAGATGGGCCGCGCCGAGTTCGTGCGCGCCGACATCCGCAATCCGCTCATCGGCAAGATCGTCCGCAGCGCGGGCGTGGACACGGTTGTCCATGCCGCCACCATTGCCAAACCGCCCCGTTCCGGCGGTCGAGCGACCATGAAGGATCTCAATGTCATCGGGGCGATGCAACTCTTCGCCGTCTGCCAGAACTCACCGACTGTGCGCAAGGTGGTTCTGCGGTCTTCCTCGTCCGTCTATGGGTGCAGTGCCAAGGACCCGGTCAATTTCACCGAGGAGATGAGTGCCCGGCGTCCGCCGCAGGGCGCCTACGCTCGGGACACCATCGACATCGAGGGCTACGTCCGCGGGCTCGGCCGCCGCCGTCCGGACGTCGCTGTGTCGATTTTGAGGATGGCACCGCTGATCGGGCCACGGCTCAACGGGACCATCTCGCAGTACATGACGTCACCGATCATCCCGAGTATTCTCGGCCGGGATGCACGCATGCAATTGCTGCACGAAGAAGACGCCTTGGCTGCACTCGAGCGAGCCACGATCGGCGGACCGGCAGGCACATTCAACGTCGGAGCCGACGGAACGATCATGTTCTCTCAGGCTATCCGGCGGGCGGGTCGTATCGAAGCGCCCGTGCCGTTCGCGTTGTTCAACAGCGTCGGTCGAGCACTGATGGGTGGCATGATGCGCGAGTTCACCACCGAACAACTCGACTATTTCCATTTCGGCTGCGGGCTCGACACGACCCGTATGAGATCCGACCTCGGTTTCGAACCGCGGTGGACAACCGTGCAGGCATTCGACGACTTCGTTCGCGGCGCAGCACTGCGTCCGGTCCTCAAAACCGAGTGGGTCGATGCCGCCGAGAAACACTTGTTGTCGATCGTCGGTGCAGGTGCAGCAGTGTCGACGAAGGTACTGACCGTCGCGAGTCCGGGACGAAGGAGGTGAGCGACGTGGCGAAGGTAATTCCGCTGCACGGCGGTGGGTCCGGTAGAACGGCGTCCGCGAGAAACACAGACCAAAGCCGGGTGGAACGAAGTCGCAGCCGCCACCCGTCCTCGTACACCGAGGTCCGGCCTCCCACACCACTCATCACTCCGACCCTCGCCGCACCGCCGGTGACAACAGCTCCGGTGTCCGTGCCCATCGACGCGATCAGAGAAAAATTGGTGGGCCAGATTGCCGGAACCGCCGAGTTCCTGCGACGTCGGCTCGCCGGGGACTACCAGATCGACGAATTCGGGTACGACCCCCACTTCGCCGATGCCGTATGGCTTCCGCTGCTGCGGCCATTGTTCGACAAATGGTTCCGCGTCGAGGTCAAGGGCATCGAGAACATTCCGAACGACGGCGGTGCACTCGTTGTCGCCAATCACGCCGGCGTCATCCCGATCGATGCGTTGATGACCTCCGTCGCCGTGCGTGATCACCATCCAGCGCACCGACCGCTGCGAATGTTGGCAGCTGACATGGCATTCGAGATGCCCGGGGTCGGATCGATTGCACGCAAAGCGGGACACACGCTCGCCTGCAACCCCGACGCCGAGCGACTGCTGCGCATGGGGGAGGTGGCGGCGGTCTTCCCCGAGGGCTTCAAGGGAATCGGCAAGCCGTTCAGCGAGCGCTACAAGTTGCAACGGTTCGGCCGCGGCGGTTTCGTATCGGCCGCCCTGCGTACGGGGGCCCCGATCATCCCGTGCTCGATCGTGGGGTCGGAAGAGATCTACCCGAAAATCGGCGACCTCACCACCCTCGCTCGGCTGATGGGTATGCCGTACTTTCCGGTCACGCCACTCTTTCCGCACTTCGGCCCACTCGGTCTCATCCCGCTGCCGTCGAAGTGGTACATCGAGTTCGGTAAGCCGATCTACACCGACTCCTACGAAGCCCACGCTTCGGACGATCCGATGGTGCTCTTCGAGTTGACCGACCACGTTCGCGAAACGATCCAGCACACGCTCTATCGACTTCTCGCCAAGCGTCGCAACGTCTTCCTCGGGTAGCTCTGTAAGGTCCTCGCGGTGCTGATCCGAGACACCATCACCGAAGACCTGCCTTCGATACTCGCCATTCACAACGACGCCATCGCCACCACGACGGCGATCTGGGACGAGACCGAAGTAGGGCTCGACGAAAGAATCACCTGGTTCGACGGCCGTCTCAGGGCTGGATTTCCCGTCCTGACGGCCGTCGTCGACGGGTTCATCGCGGGGTACGCGTCGTACGGGCAGTGGCGTCCGAAAAGTGGGTACCGGCTGACGGTCGAGCACTCGGTCTACGTCGACAAAGCTTTTCACCGTCGGGGCATTGCCAGCGCCCTGCTAGCGGAGTTGATAGCGCGCGCCCGGACCGCAGGAATCCACGCCATGGTCGCTGGAATCGAAAGTGGGAACACCACCTCGATCGCGTTGCACGACAAATTTGGCTTCGTCACCGTCGGACAGCTCCCCGAAGTGGGGGTCAAATTCGACCGGTGGCTCGACCTGACGCTGATGCAACTCAGTCTGTGACGTCTTGAAGTCGAGCTGGTCAGGCAGCCCGACGGCGACCGAGCACGGCAGCGAGCCCGCCGCCGACGGCACCGATGGCAAGGGCCGTCGGGACTCCGATCCTCGCGGCCTTACGCCCCGTCCGGAAATCTCGGATCTCCCAGCCTCGGTTCTTGGCCACTTCCCGCAGGTCTGCGTCTGGATTGACGGCGACGGCCGTGCCGACAAGCGAGAGCATGGGAACGTCGTTGTGGCTGTCGGAGTACGCGGTGCAACGTTTGAGGTTCAAACCCTCGCGTACGGCGAGTGTACGAACGGCGTGAGCTTTGCCGAGTCCGTGCAGAATATCTCCGACCAACAGG
This region of Rhodococcus sp. PAMC28707 genomic DNA includes:
- a CDS encoding NAD-dependent epimerase/dehydratase family protein, with amino-acid sequence MNSNDRGVVAPKVVLVTGVSRFLGGYLVTRLAQNPSIERVIAVDTRSPSKDLLRKMGRAEFVRADIRNPLIGKIVRSAGVDTVVHAATIAKPPRSGGRATMKDLNVIGAMQLFAVCQNSPTVRKVVLRSSSSVYGCSAKDPVNFTEEMSARRPPQGAYARDTIDIEGYVRGLGRRRPDVAVSILRMAPLIGPRLNGTISQYMTSPIIPSILGRDARMQLLHEEDALAALERATIGGPAGTFNVGADGTIMFSQAIRRAGRIEAPVPFALFNSVGRALMGGMMREFTTEQLDYFHFGCGLDTTRMRSDLGFEPRWTTVQAFDDFVRGAALRPVLKTEWVDAAEKHLLSIVGAGAAVSTKVLTVASPGRRR
- a CDS encoding thioesterase family protein, with protein sequence MTEPSPFRSATALTTLTRTDVEGSFAAVIDPIWTIGPKVHGGTMLATCSAAAKAQLDDAQAQPLAVSVSYLNAPDPGRVDLTTIVRKRGKQVSSVDVEMSQAGRVAVRAVVTLGRPDTDSPRHEVPSALASMPIEPPADADAVGGEHPMASVVHLAQGCDMRIDPTSAHFLTGKQGESEIRMWVRPRPGDEADPDTAVLFAHMTGDICAPVTMNRGLFGWAPTVQLTSYLRCRPAPGWLRVAASSTVIGATWFEEDHLVLDSTGAVVVQSRQLAMVPR
- a CDS encoding response regulator transcription factor, which produces MTNVLIVEDEESLAEPLAFILRKEGFEVTVAVDGPSALAEFDRAGADIVLLDLMLPGMSGTDVCKQLRSRSGVPVIMVTARDSEIDKVVGLELGADDYVTKPYSARELIARIRAVLRRGNDAELDGIVDTGVLEAGPVRMDVERHVVLVNTEQITLPLKEFDLLEYLLRNSGRVLTRGQLIDRVWGADYVGDTKTLDVHVKRLRSKIEQDPAKPERLVTVRGLGYKLEG
- a CDS encoding GNAT family N-acetyltransferase, with product MLIRDTITEDLPSILAIHNDAIATTTAIWDETEVGLDERITWFDGRLRAGFPVLTAVVDGFIAGYASYGQWRPKSGYRLTVEHSVYVDKAFHRRGIASALLAELIARARTAGIHAMVAGIESGNTTSIALHDKFGFVTVGQLPEVGVKFDRWLDLTLMQLSL
- a CDS encoding lysophospholipid acyltransferase family protein translates to MSDVAKVIPLHGGGSGRTASARNTDQSRVERSRSRHPSSYTEVRPPTPLITPTLAAPPVTTAPVSVPIDAIREKLVGQIAGTAEFLRRRLAGDYQIDEFGYDPHFADAVWLPLLRPLFDKWFRVEVKGIENIPNDGGALVVANHAGVIPIDALMTSVAVRDHHPAHRPLRMLAADMAFEMPGVGSIARKAGHTLACNPDAERLLRMGEVAAVFPEGFKGIGKPFSERYKLQRFGRGGFVSAALRTGAPIIPCSIVGSEEIYPKIGDLTTLARLMGMPYFPVTPLFPHFGPLGLIPLPSKWYIEFGKPIYTDSYEAHASDDPMVLFELTDHVRETIQHTLYRLLAKRRNVFLG
- a CDS encoding AURKAIP1/COX24 domain-containing protein; translation: MGSVIKKRRKRMSKKKHRKLLRRTRVQRRKLGK
- a CDS encoding MerR family transcriptional regulator, encoding MRSSELVARSGVPLATIKYYLLEGLLMPGKSTSATQSTYGDDHLERLSLIKALAGAGLPIDRIRNVLELIEHPAESLYETLGNAIAELPPVIDHVCAEYPRAEAVLAKLGQIYDPCFVAVAQLERALQAAEDVGIPMTDQRLTAYGTHLRGIAEAELAMMPIESTAAAVEYAVLGTAIYEPVITALRRLTHQHLAQKISTPP
- the proC gene encoding pyrroline-5-carboxylate reductase, whose amino-acid sequence is MTRIAVIGGGRIGEALIAGLLESGHPVRDLVVAEKFEARARELASAFGILTASIAEASENADVIVLAVKPGDVDAALTEVAKIDLDGEREQLIVSLVAGVPTSKFESKLPAGFPVIRVMPNTPMLVGEGMSALAPGRHAKSEHLALVRTVLSSVGKVVTVKESQLDAVTAVSGSGPAYFFLVAEAMIDAGVGLGLARDVSTSLVVQTMVGSAVMLDRSEESATELRYGVTSPGGTTAAAVRELETNGLRAAFFNALGAAKRRSTEMGITAE
- a CDS encoding sugar phosphate isomerase/epimerase; this encodes MAPKGLVAVGLSTASVYPQNTEAAFRYAAELGYDGIELMVWAESVSQEVDAVASLSRKYSIPVQAIHAPCLLISQRVWGADPAAKLERSVQAAEKLGASTVVVHPPFRWQRKYADGFADQVADLEMGSDVVVAVENMFPMRADRLFGRKEGSAARLRKRGGPGAALSAFAPSYDPTDSGHAHYTLDLSHTATAGTDAFEMMDRMGAGLAHLHLADGRGASVDEHLIPGHGEQPCAEVCTELVRRGFRGQAVIEINTQNARTLPERASMLGQALAFARRYLG
- a CDS encoding helix-turn-helix domain-containing protein; protein product: MTPISKPSKGSSLDGQPAFAGTQFLTVAEVASLMRVSKMTVYRLVHGGELPAVRVGRSFRVHAKAVHDYLETSYFDAG